One Henriciella litoralis genomic window carries:
- a CDS encoding TadE/TadG family type IV pilus assembly protein codes for MIGKFRLRRWQRSERGIAAVEAALVAPVLLFAGLAVIDGAYLMLTIHKIESGLSAGAAYLSRSPAPASVESFGRNVAVKGNPAGTGDPIVKDWSTDDVTVTIQSVANTGGEDGGDTVLRGGDAIYVVRMQTRYEYDGLGLLKLVGLGDLELSGFHEERAFGAR; via the coding sequence ATGATCGGCAAATTTCGTCTTCGCCGCTGGCAGCGGTCCGAGCGCGGTATCGCCGCCGTCGAGGCGGCGCTTGTCGCCCCGGTACTGCTCTTTGCGGGCCTCGCCGTGATCGATGGGGCCTATCTGATGCTCACCATTCACAAGATTGAGTCCGGTCTCTCGGCCGGGGCTGCCTATCTGTCCCGCTCACCAGCGCCTGCCAGCGTGGAGTCCTTCGGCCGGAATGTTGCGGTCAAAGGCAATCCAGCTGGCACGGGAGACCCGATCGTGAAGGATTGGAGCACGGACGATGTGACGGTCACTATTCAAAGCGTTGCGAATACGGGCGGCGAAGACGGGGGAGACACCGTCCTGCGCGGCGGTGACGCGATCTATGTGGTGCGCATGCAGACACGCTATGAATATGACGGCCTCGGCCTTCTGAAACTCGTCGGGCTTGGCGATCTTGAGCTATCGGGCTTCCATGAAGAACGTGCATTCGGGGCCCGCTAA
- a CDS encoding type II secretion system F family protein, translating into MPFETPAPDTLVISIIALAMCVVTIVLGSTIFKSWRSKRQVSDRLKGDRSDSRTDYAPEKPRNQLIESIGKRFSKPDSADLTKLRHRMMQAGYYSKTAPYLFIGLRFIALILPQLALIAAWPMIDQYMPKNGLLMASGALAVISFVAPSFILDKKVSKREDEYREGFPDMMDLMVACVEAGLSLDGAVQRVSEELVQRFPNLADHLKIMNLETRAGRARTEAWKNFADRLGLEEARALATMLRQSEELGTSVGETLRVFAADMREKRMLYAEEKALALPAKLVVPLILFVFPSLLTVLMLPAVVRMLYVFSQT; encoded by the coding sequence ATGCCTTTTGAAACCCCTGCCCCGGATACGCTGGTGATCTCGATCATCGCGCTCGCCATGTGCGTCGTCACGATCGTTCTCGGTTCGACCATCTTCAAATCATGGCGCAGCAAGCGTCAGGTTTCAGACCGCCTGAAAGGCGACCGGTCGGACTCTCGCACCGACTATGCGCCGGAAAAGCCGCGGAACCAGCTGATTGAATCGATCGGCAAGCGGTTCTCCAAGCCGGACTCGGCCGACCTCACCAAGCTGCGTCATCGTATGATGCAGGCTGGCTATTACTCGAAGACGGCGCCCTATCTGTTTATCGGGCTGCGCTTCATTGCGTTGATCCTGCCCCAATTGGCACTGATTGCGGCCTGGCCGATGATTGACCAGTATATGCCGAAGAACGGCCTGCTCATGGCATCCGGCGCGCTAGCCGTCATCAGCTTTGTCGCGCCGTCTTTCATCCTCGATAAAAAAGTGTCCAAGCGCGAAGACGAATACCGTGAGGGCTTCCCTGACATGATGGACCTGATGGTCGCGTGCGTGGAAGCTGGTCTCAGCCTCGATGGCGCGGTGCAGCGGGTTTCGGAAGAGCTGGTGCAACGCTTTCCGAACCTGGCAGACCATCTGAAGATCATGAACCTGGAAACGCGGGCCGGACGTGCGCGAACCGAAGCCTGGAAGAATTTTGCTGACCGCCTTGGCCTGGAAGAGGCACGCGCGCTCGCAACGATGCTGCGTCAGTCAGAAGAGCTCGGCACGAGTGTTGGCGAGACATTGCGCGTCTTTGCCGCTGACATGCGCGAGAAGCGGATGCTCTATGCTGAGGAAAAGGCGCTCGCTTTGCCCGCAAAGCTGGTTGTGCCGCTGATCCTGTTCGTCTTCCCGTCCCTGCTGACGGTGCTGATGCTGCCAGCGGTGGTGCGGATGCTGTACGTGTTTAGCCAGACCTGA
- a CDS encoding AAA family ATPase, giving the protein MTSPMIKKGLTRLHSFAPRWQDNVSEAASTLQTVAVTHHRDVNQLLDAASNEVGSVVLVEYTGDFDLVKFMIRVSEVAPSLPGIVIGENIPVLAVKRLLTMSRWDMLDAPINAAQLGDTLETICRDQTSKSDATSGKCWTVTSSVGGAGATLVAVEMAYQLSQREQDNKVCLVDLDFFDGACASYLNCPSNLNQSALTQSADRIDEALLQAFITQHKNGIHLLSAPRSKRLWNSIKTEAILKVLDIACANYDFVIIDLPRWPSPWAPSVVTGSDENIVMSELTVPALHAARNRAEELEDLSEGIARPRIVLNRMTKKVFGNTVTVSQAEEAIGRPVFATITSEWDAAVSAVNFGQAVGQAKPGNRISKDISMIIETLEAGGSVVSENPKTRKRA; this is encoded by the coding sequence ATGACTTCCCCCATGATCAAAAAGGGGCTGACCCGCCTCCACAGCTTTGCCCCCCGCTGGCAGGATAATGTCAGTGAAGCCGCCAGTACGCTGCAGACAGTTGCAGTGACCCATCACCGCGATGTGAACCAGCTGCTGGACGCCGCCAGCAATGAAGTCGGCAGCGTTGTGCTGGTTGAGTATACGGGCGACTTTGACCTCGTGAAATTCATGATCCGCGTGTCGGAAGTCGCCCCCTCCCTTCCCGGTATTGTCATCGGGGAGAACATCCCCGTCCTGGCAGTGAAGCGTCTTCTGACGATGTCGCGCTGGGACATGCTGGATGCGCCCATCAACGCCGCGCAGCTGGGAGACACGCTGGAAACGATCTGCCGCGATCAGACCTCCAAATCAGATGCGACGTCAGGTAAGTGCTGGACTGTGACGTCTTCGGTCGGCGGCGCTGGCGCAACACTGGTCGCCGTCGAGATGGCGTATCAGCTCAGCCAACGCGAGCAAGATAACAAGGTTTGCCTTGTTGACCTCGACTTCTTCGATGGCGCCTGTGCCTCCTATCTCAACTGTCCGTCGAACCTCAATCAGTCCGCCCTGACGCAGAGCGCAGACCGTATCGACGAGGCGCTGCTGCAGGCCTTCATCACGCAGCACAAGAACGGAATTCATCTTCTGTCTGCGCCGCGGTCCAAACGGCTGTGGAACTCAATCAAGACCGAGGCCATCCTGAAGGTGCTGGACATCGCATGCGCCAACTATGACTTCGTGATCATTGACCTGCCGCGTTGGCCGTCCCCCTGGGCGCCATCAGTGGTCACCGGGTCTGACGAAAACATCGTGATGAGCGAACTGACCGTTCCGGCGCTTCATGCGGCCCGGAATCGGGCCGAAGAGCTGGAAGACCTATCCGAGGGTATTGCGCGCCCGCGGATCGTACTGAACCGGATGACCAAGAAGGTCTTTGGGAACACGGTGACGGTGTCACAAGCCGAAGAAGCCATCGGACGACCCGTGTTCGCGACGATTACATCTGAATGGGATGCGGCTGTTTCGGCAGTGAACTTTGGCCAGGCCGTAGGTCAGGCCAAGCCTGGAAACCGCATCTCCAAGGACATCTCGATGATCATCGAGACCCTCGAAGCTGGCGGTAGCGTCGTTTCGGAAAACCCCAAGACCCGAAAGAGGGCATAA
- a CDS encoding TadE/TadG family type IV pilus assembly protein has protein sequence MKLRDLRKTDGAVAVEFALVGTVVIFVLIVLVELMAAFFQWNTGQRAVRAGARLAAVSTPVSQDIKTKEWAEIGAYVPDYSRVCSGKTKSCSVGNYDSAAMARLIYGADNSCAPEPLRERRGMCDIFPLIEEKYVTVEYTSSLNEVYGAPGGLQPIVTVRLEGVPLSYGIISGSGWMFVDLPDISATVIGQDLSN, from the coding sequence ATGAAGCTGCGAGATCTCCGAAAAACAGACGGTGCGGTCGCGGTTGAGTTCGCGCTGGTCGGCACAGTTGTCATCTTCGTGTTGATTGTGCTGGTTGAGCTGATGGCCGCCTTCTTCCAATGGAATACCGGGCAAAGGGCCGTGCGCGCGGGTGCCCGTCTTGCTGCGGTTTCGACACCTGTCTCTCAGGATATCAAGACGAAGGAATGGGCTGAAATTGGTGCCTATGTGCCGGACTATTCCAGGGTGTGCAGCGGCAAGACAAAAAGCTGCTCGGTCGGCAATTACGATTCAGCCGCCATGGCGCGCCTCATCTACGGCGCCGACAATTCCTGCGCGCCGGAGCCTCTGCGTGAGCGCCGCGGCATGTGCGATATCTTCCCGCTCATTGAGGAGAAATACGTCACGGTTGAGTACACCTCATCCTTGAATGAGGTCTATGGCGCACCAGGCGGCCTGCAGCCGATTGTGACCGTCAGGCTGGAAGGTGTGCCGCTCTCCTATGGCATTATTTCCGGCTCTGGCTGGATGTTCGTTGACCTGCCAGACATCTCCGCCACCGTCATTGGTCAGGATCTGTCGAACTGA
- a CDS encoding type II secretion system F family protein: MSFSIIIYVMAFFSAFLAVQSLLGFGKTALAKTRINRRLKVKDGQTSVAELIVELRRQRGLDKDGNQRLAMRWFNDLVTQSGLNYEPAKWVAIAVVLAAVAGAVTWYFTRSYIYPVPAAIGAGTLLPIMYLKMKIGGREKQMGAQLPDALEVIVRSLEAGHPVPTAVALVGREMPDPIGSEFGLAADEISYGSSLEEAVRKLAERTRQPDVELFAATVRLQARTGGNLASLLKVNAHTVRARQKMRLKVQAASSEGRASALILTSAPFIVMAAMHMLTPHFYGSVIDEKIVQYGLGGCLLWMALGNLMMRKMINFKV, encoded by the coding sequence ATGAGCTTCAGTATCATCATCTATGTGATGGCCTTTTTCTCGGCCTTTCTGGCGGTGCAATCGCTGCTGGGTTTTGGCAAGACGGCGCTGGCAAAGACGCGAATAAACCGCCGACTTAAGGTCAAGGATGGACAAACATCCGTTGCTGAACTGATCGTCGAACTGCGTCGGCAGCGCGGTCTGGACAAGGATGGCAATCAGCGTCTTGCGATGCGGTGGTTCAATGATCTCGTCACCCAGTCAGGCCTCAATTATGAGCCTGCAAAATGGGTCGCGATTGCGGTTGTGCTGGCCGCTGTCGCAGGCGCTGTGACGTGGTATTTCACGCGCAGCTATATCTATCCTGTGCCAGCAGCTATTGGTGCCGGCACCCTGCTGCCGATCATGTATCTCAAGATGAAGATCGGCGGGCGTGAGAAGCAGATGGGCGCGCAGCTGCCTGACGCGCTGGAAGTCATCGTACGCAGTCTTGAAGCCGGTCACCCCGTTCCGACAGCTGTGGCTCTGGTTGGCCGCGAAATGCCGGACCCGATCGGGTCTGAATTCGGGCTGGCCGCAGATGAAATCTCCTACGGGTCGAGCCTCGAGGAAGCCGTTCGCAAACTAGCTGAGCGTACTCGCCAGCCTGATGTTGAGCTGTTTGCCGCAACGGTCAGGCTACAGGCGCGGACCGGGGGTAATCTGGCCAGCCTGCTGAAAGTGAATGCCCATACGGTGCGCGCACGCCAGAAAATGCGGCTGAAGGTACAGGCCGCGTCGTCGGAAGGTCGGGCCTCTGCCCTCATCCTGACGTCGGCGCCCTTCATCGTCATGGCCGCGATGCACATGCTGACCCCGCATTTCTACGGCTCCGTCATCGACGAAAAGATTGTCCAGTATGGCCTCGGTGGCTGCCTTCTATGGATGGCGCTCGGCAATCTGATGATGCGCAAAATGATCAATTTCAAGGTGTGA
- a CDS encoding CpaF family protein — MARFSLLSKAKVLDPVDDPVEANDPPEVDATEEKAGIFEADDAAPETREEQDEGPAFDLLEAKLRVHNKLIDELDLSMLDKLDETEMKRQVGRLVAEIVREDRIPMNQSEVAEFADSVYHEMTGLGPLEPLLADPTISDILINGAKQVYVERRGELELSNAKFRDNAHLRRIVSRIVSAVGRRVDESQPLVDARLLDGSRVNAAVEPVAIDGPLVSIRKFSKKPLTLEKLIGFKAMPKEVAEFLHAAVKCRVTTLISGGTGSGKTTLLNALSAAISHKERLITIEDAAELQLQQPHVARMETRPPNLEGKGEIRQRELVKNALRMRPDRVILGEVRSEEAFDMLQAMNTGHEGSMATIHANNPREAISRLEQMVAMGGMRISSEAVRGQIASAVGLIIQAQRLSDGSRRITHVTEVTGMEGEIIQMQDIFTFNRLRTEEDGTVVGEFRASGLRPKCLDDMQRRGVHLPMEYFDPSQPLMRVP, encoded by the coding sequence ATGGCCAGATTTTCCCTATTGTCGAAGGCCAAAGTGCTGGACCCGGTGGACGATCCGGTCGAGGCAAATGATCCTCCGGAAGTTGATGCCACCGAAGAAAAAGCGGGCATTTTTGAAGCTGATGACGCCGCTCCGGAAACGCGTGAAGAGCAAGATGAAGGGCCCGCCTTTGACCTGCTTGAAGCCAAGCTAAGGGTTCACAACAAGCTGATCGATGAGCTCGACCTGTCGATGCTCGACAAGCTCGACGAAACGGAAATGAAGCGTCAGGTCGGACGGCTTGTCGCTGAGATCGTTCGCGAAGACCGCATTCCGATGAACCAGTCGGAAGTCGCTGAATTTGCCGACTCTGTCTATCATGAGATGACCGGTCTCGGCCCGCTTGAGCCCCTGCTCGCCGACCCCACCATCTCCGATATTCTGATCAATGGCGCCAAGCAGGTTTACGTCGAACGCCGCGGTGAGCTTGAGCTTTCAAACGCGAAGTTTCGTGACAATGCCCACCTGCGCCGCATCGTTTCGCGGATCGTCTCGGCTGTCGGCCGCCGGGTTGATGAGAGCCAGCCGCTGGTCGATGCGCGCCTTCTGGACGGGTCGCGCGTCAACGCGGCCGTCGAACCGGTCGCGATTGACGGCCCATTGGTCTCCATCCGGAAGTTTTCCAAGAAACCACTGACCCTCGAAAAACTCATCGGTTTCAAGGCGATGCCGAAGGAAGTGGCAGAGTTTCTACATGCCGCCGTGAAGTGCCGCGTCACGACATTGATCTCTGGCGGCACCGGGTCTGGCAAGACCACTTTGCTGAATGCTCTCTCCGCAGCGATCAGCCATAAGGAACGCCTCATCACGATCGAGGACGCCGCCGAACTTCAGCTGCAGCAGCCGCATGTCGCGCGCATGGAAACCCGTCCACCAAACCTTGAAGGCAAAGGTGAGATCCGCCAGCGCGAACTGGTGAAGAACGCGCTTCGTATGCGCCCTGACCGGGTGATCCTTGGCGAGGTTCGCTCTGAAGAAGCATTCGATATGCTACAGGCGATGAATACCGGCCACGAAGGCTCGATGGCGACCATCCACGCGAACAATCCGCGCGAGGCGATCAGCCGTCTGGAGCAGATGGTGGCGATGGGCGGTATGCGCATTTCATCTGAAGCCGTACGTGGCCAGATTGCGTCTGCCGTCGGCCTTATCATTCAAGCCCAGCGCCTATCAGATGGTTCGCGCCGTATCACGCATGTGACCGAAGTCACCGGCATGGAAGGCGAGATTATCCAGATGCAGGACATCTTCACTTTCAACCGGCTACGGACCGAAGAGGATGGCACAGTGGTTGGCGAGTTCCGTGCGAGCGGCCTGCGTCCCAAATGCCTTGATGACATGCAGCGGCGCGGCGTTCACCTGCCAATGGAGTATTTCGACCCATCCCAGCCACTGATGCGGGTGCCATAA
- a CDS encoding NAD-dependent succinate-semialdehyde dehydrogenase, protein MLKAVNPATGAVVREVTPDTDAEINAKLDKAVSAYKLWKEKSFAERGALLKAVAAYMRENIDTLGPVMTEEMGKPKNESIGEVEKSAWCAVHYADNAESYLSRQVLESDATLSYVQHLPIGPILGILPWNAPFWLAFRFAAPALMAGNSCVMKHDPNVPGCAEAIEKCFVEAGAPEGLFQALYVETPRVEAIIRDKRVRGVSFTGSSRGGAAVAGIAGSEIKPAVLELGGSDPSIVLADADFEKATDILTLSRIINAGQSCIAAKRIIVEDSAYETVKDLMVKKLGALKVGDPTSETTDVGPIARAELRDGLHAQVTKTIKEGANCLMGGEIPDGDGFFYPVTLLADVKPGMCAFTEETFGPVAVLIRAKDEAHALEMANDTDYGLAASVWTDTARGEEMAARIDAGQVSVNGIVKTDPRLPSGGTKSSGLGRELGPHGILEFVNAQQVWIGPVKPA, encoded by the coding sequence ATGCTGAAAGCCGTCAATCCGGCCACCGGCGCCGTCGTGCGTGAGGTTACCCCGGACACAGATGCAGAGATCAATGCCAAGCTCGACAAGGCCGTTTCCGCTTACAAACTCTGGAAAGAAAAGAGTTTTGCCGAACGCGGTGCGCTGCTGAAAGCTGTCGCGGCCTATATGCGCGAAAACATCGACACGCTCGGCCCGGTCATGACCGAAGAGATGGGCAAGCCGAAGAATGAGTCCATCGGCGAGGTCGAAAAATCAGCCTGGTGCGCCGTTCACTATGCCGACAATGCTGAAAGCTATCTGTCTAGGCAGGTTCTGGAGTCAGATGCGACGCTATCCTACGTCCAGCATCTCCCCATCGGCCCTATTCTTGGCATTCTGCCCTGGAATGCGCCTTTCTGGCTGGCGTTCCGGTTTGCGGCCCCTGCCCTGATGGCGGGCAATTCCTGCGTCATGAAGCATGACCCGAACGTGCCCGGCTGCGCCGAGGCAATCGAGAAGTGCTTCGTCGAAGCTGGCGCGCCGGAAGGCCTCTTCCAGGCGCTGTATGTTGAAACCCCACGCGTGGAAGCAATCATCCGCGACAAACGGGTGCGCGGCGTCTCCTTCACCGGGTCCTCGCGTGGCGGCGCAGCGGTGGCCGGCATCGCCGGGTCTGAGATCAAGCCAGCCGTGCTCGAGCTGGGCGGCTCTGATCCGTCAATCGTTCTGGCGGATGCCGATTTTGAGAAAGCGACCGACATTCTGACGCTGTCGCGCATCATCAATGCCGGGCAATCCTGTATCGCCGCCAAGCGTATCATCGTTGAAGACAGCGCCTATGAGACGGTGAAAGACCTGATGGTGAAGAAGCTCGGCGCTCTGAAAGTGGGCGACCCGACCTCTGAAACCACGGATGTCGGGCCAATCGCACGCGCGGAACTCAGAGATGGCCTTCACGCGCAGGTCACAAAGACGATCAAGGAAGGGGCAAACTGCCTCATGGGCGGCGAAATACCGGATGGGGACGGTTTCTTCTATCCGGTCACTCTCTTGGCCGACGTGAAGCCTGGCATGTGCGCCTTCACCGAAGAAACATTCGGGCCTGTCGCGGTTCTCATTCGCGCGAAGGATGAAGCGCACGCATTGGAAATGGCCAATGATACCGACTATGGCCTTGCCGCCAGCGTGTGGACTGACACCGCTCGCGGGGAAGAAATGGCGGCCAGGATCGACGCCGGACAGGTGAGCGTGAACGGCATTGTGAAGACCGATCCACGCCTGCCAAGTGGCGGCACAAAATCGTCCGGACTCGGACGTGAACTCGGTCCCCATGGCATCCTGGAGTTCGTCAACGCACAGCAAGTCTGGATCGGCCCAGTCAAACCTGCATGA
- a CDS encoding type II and III secretion system protein family protein, which yields MASIISIAGKSFIIALAAVCCLGTAQAVPHPVGGDLSSAAMTSENGPVHTDLSVVVNRSTPIDISRPFKRIAVSQPEIADASPTSNSRLYVRGRSIGATNILVYDDVGQLVEIIDVRVQHDLGAIHSDVAALFPDVRLNLRTVAQRLHVRGEVPDRATAIEVMQIASSYAPDAVIDALSVSGSEQVMLEVRFVEASREDVQEIGLGTEVSRAGDFLFATSSRLLSGEAPKTFAALLTSAGNVNIDVFLRALEEKGIIRTLAEPNLVARSGETASFLAGGEFPVPVAADEDTVTIEFREFGVSLDFTPTILPNNRMSIQVRPEVSQLDPRNSVRLSDVEIPALSVRRADTTVELGDGESFAIAGLIQNTVDSTSVQTPFLGDIPVLGALFRSNRFRENETELVIIITPRLVRPAPAGTRLEDPLTSHREPSEAERLLLGKLDDQQAPTMGSAVTSNIGTQLVRPDLGYVPVRGEQ from the coding sequence ATGGCATCGATTATCTCAATTGCAGGCAAGAGCTTCATCATTGCGCTGGCGGCTGTTTGCTGCCTGGGGACTGCGCAGGCCGTTCCACACCCCGTCGGCGGAGACCTGAGCAGCGCAGCCATGACGAGCGAGAACGGGCCGGTTCATACTGACCTTTCTGTCGTTGTGAACCGCTCAACGCCGATCGACATTTCGCGTCCGTTCAAACGGATCGCCGTGTCCCAACCAGAAATTGCTGATGCGTCTCCGACGTCGAACAGCCGCCTCTATGTCCGCGGCCGGTCCATCGGCGCGACAAACATTCTCGTTTATGATGACGTTGGCCAACTGGTCGAGATCATCGATGTTCGCGTTCAACATGACCTCGGCGCCATTCATAGCGATGTCGCTGCGCTGTTTCCGGATGTCCGCCTCAATCTACGAACGGTTGCCCAGCGCCTCCATGTGCGCGGCGAAGTCCCTGACCGCGCAACAGCGATTGAGGTCATGCAAATCGCATCGAGCTACGCGCCGGACGCTGTCATTGATGCCCTGTCGGTGTCCGGGTCTGAGCAGGTCATGCTGGAAGTCCGCTTCGTCGAGGCTTCGCGCGAAGATGTGCAGGAAATCGGCCTCGGCACTGAAGTCAGCCGCGCAGGCGACTTCTTGTTTGCAACGAGTTCACGCCTGTTGTCCGGCGAGGCACCGAAAACATTCGCCGCGCTGTTAACCAGCGCAGGCAACGTCAATATCGACGTCTTCCTCCGGGCGCTGGAAGAAAAGGGAATTATCCGCACGCTTGCTGAGCCAAACCTGGTCGCAAGGTCAGGCGAAACAGCCAGCTTCCTGGCGGGCGGCGAGTTCCCGGTCCCAGTGGCCGCTGACGAAGATACAGTAACGATCGAATTTCGTGAGTTCGGCGTCAGTCTCGACTTCACCCCGACAATCCTTCCGAACAATCGGATGAGCATCCAGGTGCGGCCGGAAGTCAGCCAACTTGATCCGCGCAACTCGGTACGCCTGTCAGATGTCGAAATCCCGGCACTGAGCGTGCGCCGCGCCGACACCACGGTCGAACTTGGTGATGGTGAAAGCTTTGCGATTGCCGGGCTTATCCAGAACACAGTCGACAGCACGTCAGTACAGACGCCCTTTCTGGGAGATATTCCAGTCCTTGGCGCCCTCTTCCGGTCTAACCGTTTTCGCGAAAACGAGACGGAGTTGGTGATTATCATCACCCCGCGCCTGGTGCGCCCTGCCCCGGCTGGGACGCGTCTGGAAGACCCGCTGACAAGTCATCGTGAGCCATCCGAAGCCGAGAGACTTCTGCTGGGCAAGCTCGACGACCAACAGGCCCCAACCATGGGGAGCGCTGTGACAAGCAATATCGGCACGCAACTGGTTCGACCCGACCTCGGCTATGTGCCGGTGCGCGGGGAGCAGTGA
- a CDS encoding pilus assembly protein TadG-related protein codes for MLSRRAGNLIPASLRRLCHLPRNRQGGIAIWAAIVTPAFMVVAALSVDLSRMNALENDLQSAADSFARAAAYELDGRPDAISRANVAITRLVENEQRFGDDGRGNISVSGVRFFYSIPASDYDPITADYETDVPGDAVYAEVTVEPVRISTLFPVSLFNGQDQFDLTATSVAKTDPGICNAAPIFMCNPYENNPVQDLFDVAEDRSFRRRLVLMKDKGGPSAKYYPGNFGYLQADESGAAALKDAMAVTEPELCYSREGVELRTGTVASVEAGFNTRFDIYTGTYATKKNDPEYAPAPNVTKGYSGTACSPEVDPLAMGLPRDQCFLTDSCTDLGGRLGDGDWDATSYFAINHGSPTSAVIAGQTFTFNYSTGTVSPEKPTRYEVYNWEIETSRIPGTPSYVSSTTPENGAPQCYTGSTPADSNRRILKVAVLDCMRLEEEYGISGASAGDLPVKAFWKVFVTEPMPDGSDSTIWGELIGPVDASDEARIVEVARVVR; via the coding sequence ATGTTGTCCCGTCGAGCCGGTAATTTGATACCTGCCAGCTTGCGGCGATTATGCCACCTGCCGCGGAACCGGCAGGGGGGCATTGCCATATGGGCGGCCATCGTCACGCCAGCCTTCATGGTCGTGGCCGCGCTATCAGTTGATTTGAGCCGTATGAACGCGCTCGAAAACGATCTTCAATCGGCCGCAGATTCCTTTGCCCGCGCAGCAGCCTATGAACTCGACGGGCGGCCAGATGCCATCAGCCGGGCGAATGTCGCGATTACACGCCTCGTCGAAAATGAGCAGCGATTCGGCGATGATGGCCGGGGCAACATTTCTGTCTCTGGTGTCCGGTTTTTCTATTCAATTCCGGCAAGCGACTATGACCCGATCACGGCCGATTACGAGACGGATGTTCCGGGCGATGCGGTCTATGCCGAAGTCACTGTTGAGCCGGTGCGGATTTCCACGCTTTTCCCGGTCTCGCTGTTCAATGGGCAGGACCAGTTTGATTTGACGGCGACGTCGGTCGCAAAGACAGACCCCGGCATCTGTAATGCTGCGCCCATTTTCATGTGCAACCCCTATGAAAATAATCCGGTTCAGGACCTCTTCGATGTCGCAGAAGACCGGAGTTTCCGTCGCCGTCTCGTCCTGATGAAGGACAAGGGCGGGCCGAGCGCGAAATACTACCCCGGAAATTTCGGCTATCTTCAAGCGGATGAAAGCGGCGCCGCGGCGCTCAAGGACGCCATGGCCGTTACCGAGCCAGAGCTTTGTTATTCACGCGAAGGCGTAGAACTGAGAACCGGGACGGTTGCCTCGGTGGAAGCCGGCTTCAATACCCGCTTCGATATTTATACCGGGACGTACGCCACAAAAAAGAATGATCCCGAATATGCCCCGGCGCCAAACGTGACCAAGGGATACTCCGGAACGGCCTGTTCCCCGGAGGTCGATCCGCTGGCAATGGGTCTGCCGAGAGATCAGTGCTTCCTGACCGATAGCTGCACAGATCTCGGTGGCCGGCTGGGTGATGGCGACTGGGACGCCACCTCCTATTTCGCCATTAATCATGGCTCGCCGACGAGTGCGGTCATTGCCGGCCAGACCTTCACCTTCAATTATTCGACCGGGACCGTCTCACCTGAAAAGCCAACTCGATACGAAGTCTATAATTGGGAAATTGAGACATCCCGTATTCCAGGCACGCCATCATATGTCAGTTCGACAACGCCCGAGAATGGCGCGCCTCAATGCTATACGGGCAGCACGCCTGCAGATTCGAACCGCCGTATCCTCAAAGTGGCGGTGCTCGACTGTATGCGCCTGGAAGAGGAATACGGGATATCCGGTGCTTCGGCGGGCGACTTGCCGGTCAAGGCGTTCTGGAAAGTGTTCGTGACGGAGCCAATGCCGGACGGATCAGACTCCACCATTTGGGGCGAGCTGATCGGTCCTGTCGATGCCTCTGACGAAGCCCGGATCGTAGAAGTCGCGCGGGTTGTGCGATGA